From a single Mus caroli chromosome X, CAROLI_EIJ_v1.1, whole genome shotgun sequence genomic region:
- the LOC110286184 gene encoding histone H2A-Bbd type 2/3-like, which produces MPRSTENSLCRDSGCSHLCSLTSRAELIFTVSLVEQHLRELSRAWSLSNKVPIFLAAILESLTCRLLEISGNEAQHIRTQRCITPELLDLAVYSNMELSDMFQFITISQVAPAHH; this is translated from the coding sequence ATGCCAAGGAGCACAGAGAACAGTCTTTGCAGGGATTCAGGTTGTAGCCACCTTTGTTCCCTGACCTCCAGAGCAGAGCTGATCTTTACAGTGAGCCTGGTGGAACAGCATCTGAGGGAGCTTAGCCGTGCCTGGAGTCTCAGTAATAAGGTGCCAATCTTCCTGGCAGCAATCCTGGAGTCCCTCACCTGCAGGCTGCTGGAGATTTCGGGCAATGAGGCCCAACACATACGTACTCAGAGGTGCATTACTCCTGAACTGCTGGACTTGGCGGTCTACAGCAATATGGAGCTAAGTGATATGTTCCAATTCATCACCATCTCCCAGGTGGCCCCTGCTCATCACTAG